From Kineosporia succinea, the proteins below share one genomic window:
- a CDS encoding HAD family hydrolase, producing the protein MSSSIQAVFFDVGETLVDETLEYGTWADWLGIPRHTFSAVFGAIIARGSDYREVFQYFRPGFDLAEERQRRVDAGLPESFSEQNLYPDARTCLASLQQLGLTVGVAGNQTARAETILRALKLPIDVLGTSDSWNAEKPSIAFFERLVQEAGCPAGEILYVGDRLDNDLLPALDVGLEGAVIKRGPWAHIWADRPELERCLFQLDSLAELPDLVAAHNKAFEF; encoded by the coding sequence GTGTCCTCGTCGATTCAAGCTGTGTTTTTTGATGTTGGCGAGACGCTGGTTGACGAGACGCTTGAGTATGGGACCTGGGCTGACTGGCTCGGCATCCCAAGGCATACATTCTCAGCTGTTTTTGGAGCCATTATTGCCCGAGGTTCGGACTATCGAGAAGTATTTCAGTACTTCCGTCCAGGCTTCGACTTGGCTGAAGAGCGTCAGAGACGAGTCGATGCAGGTCTGCCTGAGTCGTTCTCCGAGCAGAACCTGTACCCAGACGCGCGCACATGCTTGGCCTCGCTGCAGCAACTCGGCCTGACCGTTGGTGTGGCTGGAAACCAGACGGCTCGGGCGGAGACGATCCTTCGAGCGTTGAAGCTGCCGATTGACGTACTGGGCACCTCGGACAGTTGGAACGCTGAAAAGCCTTCTATCGCGTTCTTTGAACGGCTGGTTCAGGAGGCTGGCTGCCCAGCAGGCGAGATCTTGTACGTGGGCGACCGCCTGGACAACGATCTCCTGCCGGCCCTGGATGTTGGTCTCGAGGGCGCCGTGATCAAGCGTGGCCCGTGGGCTCACATCTGGGCCGATCGGCCGGAGCTGGAGCGATGCCTGTTCCAACTCGACAGCTTGGCTGAGTTGCCTGATCTGGTCGCTGCCCACAACAAGGCTTTCGAGTTCTGA